The following are encoded together in the Capsulimonas corticalis genome:
- the glyA gene encoding serine hydroxymethyltransferase produces the protein MEASDPAVFAAIKQEEGRQNDKLELIASENVVSHAVLEAQGSVLTNKYAEGYPGKRYYGGCEYVDIVETLAIERAKQLFGVEHANVQPHSGASANIAVFSAFLQPGDAILGMRLDQGGHLTHGSPVNFSGKFYDAHFYGVDAETGLIDYDECARVAREVKPKMITSGASAYPRIIDFPRLRAIADEVGALLLADIAHIAGLVAAGEHPSPVGYAHIVTTTTHKTLRGPRGGMIMCGEEHAKAIDSAVFPGTQGGPLMHVIAAKAVALGEALRPGFTDYQKQIRKNAAALAAGLTKRGFTLVSGGTDNHLMLVDLRPQGLTGRTAQLELDKVNLTTNKNAIPYDTEKPWVTGGLRLGAPAVTTRGLLEPDMDIIADCIVRTLTNVGDAAVYETVRRDVKSLCDRFPG, from the coding sequence TTGGAGGCCAGCGATCCCGCTGTCTTCGCCGCGATCAAGCAAGAAGAAGGTCGTCAGAACGACAAGCTTGAGCTGATCGCTTCTGAAAATGTCGTCTCGCATGCGGTCCTGGAAGCGCAGGGCTCGGTGCTGACCAATAAGTACGCGGAAGGGTATCCCGGCAAGCGCTATTATGGCGGCTGCGAGTATGTGGATATCGTTGAGACGCTGGCGATCGAGCGGGCGAAGCAGCTATTCGGCGTCGAGCACGCGAACGTGCAGCCGCACAGCGGCGCGTCGGCGAATATCGCCGTCTTCAGCGCCTTCTTGCAGCCGGGCGACGCCATCTTAGGGATGCGGCTCGATCAGGGCGGGCATCTTACGCACGGCAGCCCGGTCAACTTCTCCGGTAAGTTCTACGACGCCCATTTCTATGGCGTCGACGCCGAGACCGGTCTGATCGATTACGATGAGTGCGCCCGCGTCGCTCGCGAGGTCAAGCCGAAGATGATCACTTCGGGCGCATCGGCCTATCCCCGCATTATCGATTTCCCGCGCCTGCGCGCCATCGCCGATGAAGTCGGCGCGCTGCTGCTGGCGGATATCGCCCACATCGCCGGCCTCGTGGCGGCGGGTGAGCATCCCAGCCCCGTCGGCTACGCGCACATCGTCACCACCACCACGCATAAGACCCTGCGCGGTCCGCGCGGCGGTATGATCATGTGCGGCGAGGAGCACGCGAAGGCGATCGACTCGGCGGTCTTCCCCGGCACTCAGGGCGGCCCGCTGATGCATGTGATCGCCGCCAAGGCGGTCGCACTCGGCGAAGCGCTGCGACCCGGCTTTACGGATTACCAGAAGCAGATCCGCAAGAACGCGGCGGCGCTGGCGGCGGGGCTAACCAAGCGCGGCTTCACGCTCGTCTCCGGCGGCACCGACAACCACCTGATGCTGGTCGACCTTCGACCGCAGGGCCTGACCGGACGCACTGCGCAGCTCGAGCTGGACAAGGTCAATCTGACCACCAACAAGAACGCCATCCCCTACGATACTGAAAAGCCGTGGGTGACGGGCGGTCTGCGCCTTGGCGCTCCGGCGGTCACCACGCGAGGCCTCCTGGAGCCGGACATGGATATCATCGCCGACTGCATCGTCCGCACGCTGACCAATGTCGGCGACGCGGCCGTTTACGAAACCGTGCGGCGCGACGTCAAGTCGCTCTGCGACCGATTCCCTGGGTAA
- the uppP gene encoding undecaprenyl-diphosphatase UppP — translation MPPPPTVPDVSVLHALILGIVQGATEFLPVSSTAHMRILPALLHWEDPGAAFSAVVQLGPIAAIIAYFRHDLAKYIAGVFRSLKAGKLFPEDDTDARLGWYTILGTIPLAVAGLLLEKHVDTTFRSLNIIGVCLIVLALVLLVAERISKRNTPLERLAFGPAMAVGFAQVLALVPGASRSGCTITTGLLVGLDRESAARFSFLLSIPAITLAGLYKLYKVVHHTHLGHAAVPYLLGAIVAGVVAYVVVRWLLGYLGEENHTTTPFILYRIMLGIAILVLVQIGYVDANAGAKPLEPAAQGASARLDIPMPTHLASR, via the coding sequence TTGCCGCCACCGCCAACCGTACCCGACGTTTCTGTCCTTCACGCGCTGATCCTGGGCATCGTCCAGGGCGCCACCGAGTTCCTGCCGGTTTCCAGCACCGCGCACATGCGCATTTTGCCGGCCCTGCTGCACTGGGAAGATCCCGGCGCCGCCTTCTCGGCGGTTGTCCAGCTCGGCCCCATTGCGGCGATCATCGCTTATTTCCGACACGATCTCGCCAAGTACATCGCCGGCGTGTTTCGAAGTCTCAAGGCCGGAAAGCTCTTTCCCGAGGACGACACCGACGCCCGCCTTGGCTGGTATACGATTCTGGGAACGATCCCGCTTGCCGTCGCCGGCCTGCTGCTGGAAAAGCATGTGGACACTACGTTCCGGTCACTCAATATCATCGGCGTTTGTTTGATTGTATTGGCGCTGGTGCTGCTGGTGGCCGAGCGGATCAGCAAACGCAACACGCCGCTGGAGCGGCTGGCGTTTGGCCCCGCCATGGCGGTCGGTTTCGCGCAGGTGCTCGCGCTGGTGCCGGGCGCGTCGCGCTCCGGATGCACGATCACCACGGGGTTGCTCGTCGGTCTCGATCGCGAATCCGCCGCCCGCTTCTCGTTTTTGCTGAGCATTCCAGCGATCACGCTCGCGGGCCTTTACAAGCTGTACAAAGTCGTACACCACACGCATCTTGGCCATGCGGCGGTTCCGTATCTGCTGGGAGCCATCGTCGCGGGCGTGGTGGCGTATGTTGTCGTACGCTGGCTGCTCGGATATCTGGGGGAAGAGAACCACACGACCACTCCATTTATCCTTTACCGGATCATGCTCGGCATTGCGATCCTCGTCCTGGTCCAAATCGGCTACGTGGACGCGAACGCCGGCGCGAAGCCGCTGGAGCCCGCCGCCCAGGGCGCGTCGGCGCGGCTGGATATTCCCATGCCGACGCATCTGGCGTCTCGGTAG
- a CDS encoding GntR family transcriptional regulator, translating to MPPTTSVASMIRDQIQSGNYKEGEWLPTERALSEDLGVDRRVVRMAINQLVESGLVIRRPHCRPVVGRLEVEPVKALSRDQASSDFIALLMCHGSEKNERSFNSQQRIFWGMNQALSAAGYHAVFLDLEVVASEQENAAREAEQLRYLLKRGFGGAVFYPYAYRSNRELLQEVAAAIPLVTIDRQIDSVDTDFVGVDNHKAMYDVVQHLIAQGHRRIAYVTKNEPIRAVQDRIMGYIDATSDADILEMVLPIPSRDTEQEWIAVDTILQLPEGRRPTAVVAFNDYTAMNLVGRLEAAGLSVPGDIALTGFDDIISALPNGVGLTTVAQPYEEIGRKAVELLLLRLSDRSAPSRLIELPAHLAVRESSYGSQPAPLEKLR from the coding sequence ATGCCTCCGACGACTTCCGTCGCCAGTATGATTCGCGATCAAATCCAATCGGGTAATTATAAGGAAGGGGAGTGGCTTCCGACAGAGCGTGCGCTCTCCGAGGATTTGGGAGTTGATCGGCGTGTGGTCCGCATGGCGATCAACCAGCTGGTTGAAAGCGGCCTGGTTATTCGGCGCCCCCACTGCCGGCCTGTCGTTGGGCGACTGGAAGTCGAGCCGGTAAAGGCTTTATCCCGTGACCAGGCCTCATCAGACTTTATCGCCTTGCTCATGTGCCATGGCAGCGAAAAGAATGAACGCTCCTTTAACTCTCAGCAGCGAATATTTTGGGGCATGAACCAGGCGCTGTCGGCCGCAGGATACCACGCTGTCTTCTTAGATCTCGAGGTCGTTGCCTCCGAGCAGGAAAACGCTGCGCGCGAAGCCGAGCAGCTCAGGTATTTACTGAAGCGTGGCTTCGGCGGCGCCGTCTTCTATCCTTATGCCTATCGCAGCAACCGTGAACTTCTCCAGGAAGTTGCCGCCGCGATTCCGCTTGTTACGATCGATCGACAGATAGATTCTGTGGATACAGACTTTGTTGGCGTTGATAATCACAAGGCGATGTATGATGTGGTTCAGCATCTTATCGCTCAGGGGCATCGACGGATCGCCTATGTTACGAAAAATGAACCGATTCGAGCAGTTCAGGACCGTATCATGGGTTATATTGACGCCACGAGCGACGCCGATATCTTAGAGATGGTGCTGCCGATTCCTTCCCGCGATACAGAACAAGAGTGGATTGCAGTCGATACAATTTTACAATTGCCTGAAGGGAGGCGCCCGACTGCGGTAGTCGCATTTAACGATTACACCGCCATGAATTTGGTAGGGCGTCTTGAAGCTGCCGGCCTTTCCGTACCGGGTGATATCGCGCTGACAGGATTTGACGATATTATATCAGCGCTTCCAAACGGTGTCGGCCTCACCACAGTTGCTCAGCCCTACGAGGAAATTGGCCGAAAAGCAGTGGAACTACTTCTCCTGCGTTTGAGTGACCGCTCAGCCCCATCTCGATTGATAGAATTGCCTGCGCACTTAGCGGTGCGAGAGAGCAGCTACGGCTCCCAACCCGCGCCTCTTGAAAAATTACGCTAA
- a CDS encoding AI-2E family transporter, giving the protein MIDTPKRKYDSLAEEWFAQVWKFVWRIALIVFTGYVIWRIRTILTDVLVAAIFAFALIGPVDWLCRYRIRGLSGRAQRLLVTLVVFVVLGIIVVKCLALMIVPFQSQVHELGQNLPHYKTHLLSMVSSAKNWFSHLPPDVQAFLQRQGATGEGISPGSWVRGMMESTFAGLAKIVDIILIPVLAFYFVLDGHSLRNEFLALVPPRRRREALRLLRASSTIMRTFVIAQFWLCVIAGVVVYIGLNIAGMNYSLILGLLAGVTRAIPIIGPIIAGIPIVLLAAIQSPMLAVKILIFFSVMHLVESKLIMPKFIGHKIHLHAALVIIVLLIGGEFFGLIGMFMAAPIAAFGRVLLLQYVIRPRRIARAVKSAAANTSPPPSPLIIKSQ; this is encoded by the coding sequence ATGATCGACACGCCAAAACGAAAATATGACAGCCTTGCCGAGGAGTGGTTCGCGCAGGTTTGGAAGTTCGTGTGGCGGATCGCCCTGATCGTCTTCACGGGCTATGTCATTTGGCGCATTCGGACGATCCTGACCGATGTGCTGGTGGCGGCAATCTTCGCGTTCGCCTTGATTGGGCCGGTGGACTGGCTCTGCCGTTATCGTATTCGGGGCCTCAGCGGCCGCGCGCAGCGGCTCCTGGTGACCCTGGTGGTTTTTGTCGTGCTCGGGATCATTGTCGTCAAGTGTCTTGCCTTGATGATCGTGCCGTTCCAGTCCCAGGTGCACGAGCTGGGACAGAATCTTCCCCATTACAAAACGCATTTGCTCTCGATGGTCTCGTCGGCCAAGAACTGGTTTTCGCATTTGCCGCCGGACGTGCAGGCGTTTTTGCAGCGTCAGGGCGCCACGGGGGAGGGGATTTCACCCGGCTCCTGGGTGCGCGGCATGATGGAGAGCACCTTCGCGGGGCTGGCGAAGATTGTTGACATCATCCTTATCCCGGTGCTCGCGTTTTACTTTGTGCTTGATGGCCACTCGCTGCGCAACGAGTTTCTAGCGCTCGTCCCCCCGCGCCGTCGGCGCGAGGCGCTCCGGTTGCTGCGCGCTTCGTCCACGATCATGCGCACATTCGTCATCGCTCAGTTCTGGCTTTGCGTGATCGCCGGCGTCGTGGTGTACATCGGTCTTAACATTGCGGGAATGAACTATTCGCTGATCCTGGGACTGCTTGCGGGCGTCACGCGCGCCATCCCCATCATCGGTCCCATCATCGCGGGCATTCCCATTGTCTTGCTGGCCGCCATTCAAAGCCCGATGCTGGCGGTCAAGATTCTGATCTTCTTCAGCGTCATGCACCTGGTGGAGAGCAAGCTGATCATGCCCAAGTTTATCGGTCATAAGATCCATCTGCATGCGGCGCTGGTGATCATCGTCCTGCTGATCGGCGGCGAGTTCTTCGGCCTGATCGGCATGTTCATGGCCGCTCCGATCGCCGCCTTCGGCCGCGTGCTGCTGCTCCAATATGTCATTCGGCCACGCCGGATTGCGCGCGCCGTCAAGTCGGCGGCCGCAAACACATCGCCGCCTCCATCGCCGCTCATTATCAAATCGCAGTAA
- a CDS encoding endonuclease III domain-containing protein, whose amino-acid sequence MGSHKSLYGLPVSAKLQEIYRRLLKLHRTNVDDVISLTPLEMLVLAILSQRTTDPIAQQAFENLRRMFPDWSALCDAPISSIERAIHDTTWPDKKAKFLQRAFQHIRGWRRGALNLDHLFEMSDTDASAWLDRLPGVGIKTSACVLLFSTLRRAVLPVDTGHRRIMTRLGMLGPSISSDRAHPILQSLLPRDWTPREIEAFHNVIKKHAQTYCDAKQPRCAGCALRDLCRHAQTCFQPEHEEEKRHTAVKRRSSTQPNPLQMCMLYE is encoded by the coding sequence GTGGGTTCACACAAATCGCTTTATGGTCTGCCCGTCAGCGCCAAACTACAGGAAATCTACCGCCGTCTGCTCAAACTTCACCGGACGAACGTGGATGACGTCATCAGCCTCACGCCGCTTGAGATGCTCGTCCTTGCGATTCTCTCGCAGCGCACAACCGACCCTATCGCTCAGCAAGCGTTCGAAAATCTGCGCCGTATGTTTCCCGATTGGAGCGCGCTTTGCGACGCTCCGATATCATCCATCGAGCGCGCGATCCACGACACGACATGGCCCGACAAAAAAGCGAAGTTTTTGCAACGCGCCTTTCAGCATATTCGCGGCTGGCGGCGCGGCGCACTTAACCTCGATCATCTTTTTGAAATGTCCGATACGGATGCATCCGCCTGGCTGGACCGGCTCCCAGGCGTTGGAATCAAGACCAGCGCATGCGTGCTGCTGTTCAGTACTCTGAGGCGCGCCGTTCTCCCGGTGGATACCGGACACCGCCGTATAATGACACGATTAGGAATGCTGGGACCATCGATCAGCTCGGATCGGGCGCACCCCATTCTTCAGTCCCTGCTGCCGCGCGACTGGACGCCGCGAGAAATCGAAGCCTTCCATAACGTGATCAAGAAACACGCTCAAACGTACTGCGACGCAAAACAGCCCAGGTGCGCGGGCTGCGCCCTGCGCGACCTCTGCCGGCACGCGCAAACGTGTTTCCAGCCGGAACACGAAGAAGAAAAACGTCATACCGCCGTCAAACGAAGATCATCCACTCAACCAAACCCTCTGCAAATGTGCATGCTCTACGAATAA
- a CDS encoding C40 family peptidase, with protein sequence MFQRRSATLVVACSLAFAAISPVFAKTDTNIDSQTVITDSEASQAADASDVTTPAASAPRSTRLYHRKPRRSSAARRSSTPALPSRGITSNVAGASNVVGRLAMVQIDNAQIHATGRYGRLLSVCPRGQYLAINCETDSQYGVLMIDHSLGYINKSDVQVLDYQVVNTAPAQDPGDAATGTLGQRLVQQAEGYLGVPYVWGGDTKNGIDCSGFVKAIYSSFGIDLPRHSGDQAAIGYDVPRSNVAQWVPGDRMYFACHHPEIDHTGMYIGGGYFIHASVGHGRSVAIDRVDNKYYASHLVAVRRSKELLGEPASPPSSQLTASNSNDPEANQE encoded by the coding sequence TTGTTTCAACGCCGATCCGCAACCTTGGTGGTTGCCTGTTCACTCGCTTTTGCCGCAATCTCACCGGTCTTTGCAAAGACCGATACTAATATTGACTCCCAGACCGTGATCACCGACTCCGAAGCCTCTCAGGCGGCGGACGCTTCGGATGTCACGACGCCCGCCGCAAGCGCTCCGCGCTCCACTCGACTTTACCATCGCAAGCCCCGCCGCTCCTCGGCCGCTCGCCGTTCGTCCACGCCCGCTCTGCCGTCGCGCGGCATCACCAGCAACGTCGCCGGCGCGAGCAACGTCGTGGGCCGTCTGGCGATGGTTCAGATCGATAACGCGCAGATCCACGCCACCGGTCGCTACGGACGTCTCCTGTCCGTCTGCCCGCGCGGCCAATATCTCGCCATCAACTGCGAAACTGATTCCCAATACGGCGTCCTGATGATCGATCACTCGCTGGGGTACATCAATAAGTCCGATGTCCAGGTGCTCGACTATCAAGTGGTCAACACCGCGCCGGCGCAGGATCCGGGCGACGCCGCGACGGGAACGCTGGGGCAGCGGCTCGTGCAGCAGGCCGAAGGTTACCTCGGCGTCCCGTATGTCTGGGGCGGCGACACCAAGAACGGCATCGACTGCTCGGGCTTTGTGAAGGCGATCTACAGTTCCTTCGGCATCGATCTTCCCCGCCACTCCGGCGATCAGGCGGCCATCGGCTACGATGTTCCGCGCAGCAATGTCGCGCAGTGGGTCCCCGGCGACCGAATGTACTTCGCCTGCCACCATCCCGAGATCGACCACACCGGCATGTACATCGGCGGCGGTTACTTCATCCACGCCTCCGTAGGCCACGGCCGCTCCGTCGCCATCGACCGCGTCGATAACAAGTACTACGCCAGCCATCTCGTCGCCGTGCGCCGCTCCAAAGAGCTTCTCGGCGAACCGGCTTCCCCGCCCAGTTCGCAGCTAACGGCGTCCAACTCGAACGACCCGGAAGCCAATCAAGAATAA
- the wecB gene encoding non-hydrolyzing UDP-N-acetylglucosamine 2-epimerase, with translation MKKILCVFGTRPDAIKMAPVVLELQRRPEQFDVKVAVTGQHREMLDQVLSVFAIQPDFDLNIMQHGANLAQMTTRSLSGLDPILDSVKPDWVLAQGDTTTTFVAALAAFYHQSRFGHVEAGLRTGNKYDPFPEEMNRLLTTRLATLHFAPTQESADNLTAEGVADKDIVLTGNTVIDALLNVAARDHEIPDPAIQEILSDPRRVILVTAHRRENWGEPMARIGRSVRALVEQNPDTLAVVALHRNPIVRETLLPILQNHPQIRLIEPPDYVPFVKLQQKATLVLTDSGGVQEEAPSLGKPVLVLRETTERPEGVAAGTAKLVGTDFDAILSEATQLLTNHNAYAVMAKTVSPYGDGKAAVRIADALA, from the coding sequence ATGAAAAAGATCCTTTGCGTTTTCGGCACTCGCCCCGATGCGATCAAGATGGCCCCCGTGGTGCTGGAGCTCCAGCGCCGCCCGGAGCAGTTCGACGTGAAAGTCGCCGTTACCGGCCAGCACCGTGAGATGCTCGATCAAGTGCTGTCCGTCTTCGCGATCCAGCCCGACTTCGATTTGAATATTATGCAGCACGGCGCGAACCTGGCCCAGATGACCACGCGCTCGCTCAGCGGTCTGGACCCGATTCTCGATTCCGTGAAGCCCGACTGGGTGCTGGCGCAGGGCGACACGACGACGACCTTTGTCGCCGCCCTCGCCGCGTTCTATCATCAGTCGCGCTTCGGTCATGTCGAAGCGGGCCTGCGCACCGGCAACAAGTACGATCCGTTCCCGGAAGAGATGAACCGACTGCTGACGACGCGCCTCGCGACACTGCACTTCGCTCCCACCCAAGAATCGGCGGATAATCTGACCGCCGAAGGCGTCGCCGACAAAGACATCGTTCTGACCGGCAACACCGTCATCGATGCGCTTTTGAATGTCGCCGCCCGCGACCATGAGATCCCCGATCCCGCGATCCAAGAGATTTTGTCCGATCCCCGCCGAGTGATCCTGGTGACGGCGCACCGCCGCGAGAACTGGGGCGAGCCGATGGCGCGCATCGGCCGCAGCGTCCGCGCCCTGGTCGAGCAGAATCCGGATACGCTGGCCGTCGTCGCGCTGCACCGCAACCCGATCGTCCGAGAGACCCTGCTTCCCATTTTGCAGAACCATCCGCAAATCCGCCTGATCGAGCCGCCGGACTATGTCCCATTCGTCAAACTTCAGCAGAAGGCGACGCTCGTTTTGACCGATTCGGGCGGTGTCCAGGAAGAAGCGCCCAGCCTCGGCAAACCCGTTCTGGTCCTGCGCGAAACTACTGAGCGCCCCGAAGGGGTCGCCGCCGGTACGGCGAAGCTGGTCGGTACGGACTTTGACGCGATTTTGTCCGAAGCGACGCAATTGTTAACAAATCATAATGCGTATGCGGTGATGGCGAAGACGGTTTCTCCGTATGGAGATGGAAAGGCCGCCGTGCGTATCGCCGACGCGCTGGCGTAA
- a CDS encoding DUF559 domain-containing protein: MSNSLHPKDQFGAIINDNDIWLPQKAISKILASRVKNVNEIIRDLEISGFCTTTREFLIVQKEGRRDIKRRIKHYDFETIHAIALRSNRLDKLTDFMEYARSEGILKSRYFVPMRKELKFGEMLSALLQDITLVQRQFPVAGFLVDFYLPEMNIVVEFDEGHHEKINHSLKDRKLQRAIETMLDATFIRVTHGAEWDGLNRIIKALLSANPKEP, translated from the coding sequence ATGTCCAATAGCCTTCATCCAAAGGATCAATTTGGCGCTATTATCAATGATAACGATATCTGGCTTCCACAGAAGGCAATCTCGAAAATCTTGGCTTCACGTGTGAAAAACGTGAATGAGATCATTCGAGATTTGGAAATATCCGGATTCTGCACAACGACACGGGAATTTCTCATTGTTCAAAAAGAAGGCAGGCGCGACATCAAACGCAGGATCAAGCATTACGATTTTGAAACGATCCATGCGATCGCGTTGCGCTCAAATCGACTCGACAAACTCACAGACTTCATGGAATACGCGCGCAGCGAAGGAATACTGAAATCCCGGTACTTTGTTCCCATGCGCAAAGAGCTAAAATTTGGAGAGATGCTCTCAGCCTTACTGCAAGACATCACTCTAGTCCAGCGCCAATTCCCCGTCGCCGGCTTCTTGGTGGATTTCTATCTCCCGGAAATGAACATTGTGGTCGAGTTTGATGAAGGCCACCACGAGAAAATCAATCACTCTCTCAAAGATAGAAAGCTCCAACGAGCCATCGAGACCATGCTCGACGCAACATTCATCCGTGTCACGCATGGCGCCGAATGGGATGGCCTCAACAGAATTATCAAAGCGCTTTTGAGCGCGAATCCAAAAGAGCCCTGA
- a CDS encoding acyltransferase family protein: MSIIPAAEPKTGFAARAHFQFLDGIRGLAALTVMCCHIINIAYSAAPVSQMSPALRGASHLIQLGHCAVCAFIVLSGFCLMLPVAGAPARQLAGGLKGFAARRARRILPPYYAALALTILLPAIHATVVRLTNHQHEPFFLPVRASNLISHLLLVHNLRADLLMALDGPTWSVATEWQIYFVFALVLLPLWRRFGGLPTFFGAVLLGTAPYFVLPANHNFAGSACSWLLGLFAMGMLGATMIRSESASVISFRRRMHWGAIAAISAVLIYPIYIFYPSAVLWRCYWLLDFFAGLPILCLILYCGQFEDNCESKPSIALRVLNSKAAQAVGAFSYSLYLIHVPLLEQIDRFLPQGLSADERWGMLAAIGLPLVLAAAYLFYLAVERPFLRQNRRHREPSMRSAL; this comes from the coding sequence ATGTCGATTATCCCCGCCGCCGAACCGAAGACGGGCTTCGCGGCGCGCGCTCATTTTCAATTTCTTGATGGGATTCGCGGCTTGGCGGCGCTCACGGTGATGTGCTGCCATATTATCAATATCGCCTATTCCGCTGCGCCAGTGAGCCAGATGAGTCCCGCTCTGCGCGGCGCATCTCACCTGATTCAGCTGGGACACTGCGCGGTTTGCGCCTTTATCGTTCTGTCAGGTTTTTGTCTGATGCTACCCGTGGCGGGAGCGCCGGCTCGGCAGCTCGCGGGCGGATTGAAGGGATTTGCGGCGCGTCGCGCGCGCCGGATTCTGCCGCCCTACTACGCGGCCCTCGCTTTGACGATCCTGCTTCCGGCGATTCATGCGACTGTCGTGCGCCTCACCAACCACCAGCACGAGCCATTTTTTTTGCCGGTCAGGGCTTCAAACCTGATCTCCCATCTATTGTTAGTCCATAATCTTCGAGCGGATCTGCTGATGGCGCTGGATGGCCCGACGTGGAGCGTCGCAACGGAGTGGCAAATATACTTTGTCTTTGCCCTGGTTCTGCTGCCGCTCTGGCGTCGTTTCGGCGGGCTGCCTACGTTCTTCGGCGCCGTACTGCTGGGAACGGCTCCTTATTTCGTGTTGCCAGCAAATCATAACTTCGCGGGATCGGCTTGCTCCTGGCTGCTCGGTTTATTTGCGATGGGAATGCTCGGCGCAACGATGATCCGCTCCGAAAGCGCCAGTGTCATAAGCTTTCGCAGGCGTATGCACTGGGGAGCCATCGCCGCCATATCCGCTGTGCTGATTTACCCGATATATATCTTCTATCCTAGCGCCGTACTTTGGCGCTGCTACTGGCTGCTGGATTTCTTTGCCGGGCTTCCCATTCTTTGTCTCATCCTTTACTGCGGCCAATTCGAGGATAATTGTGAGAGTAAGCCGTCCATAGCGCTGCGCGTGCTGAACTCTAAGGCGGCGCAAGCGGTTGGGGCGTTTTCTTATAGTTTATATCTGATCCATGTTCCTCTTTTGGAGCAGATCGATAGGTTTCTGCCGCAAGGGCTTTCCGCGGATGAGAGATGGGGGATGTTAGCCGCAATCGGGCTGCCGCTCGTTCTGGCCGCCGCATATCTGTTCTACCTTGCCGTGGAGCGCCCCTTTTTGCGTCAAAACAGACGTCACCGCGAGCCATCCATGCGTTCCGCCTTGTAA
- a CDS encoding glycosyltransferase family 4 protein yields the protein MWRLVPIAFALSLALTYLLTPLVRKLAIRFGAVAIPRDRDVHPEPVPRWGGVSMVAAFLLTLGALYIYTLVRNDHMHFAAPWSAHQIHQFSGIFLATALIAIVGALDDKFELSAIWQSLALVASGLILYLSGVSIEGITNPFYNAPLNSHGYDPRSWLAFPAWFSALATVIWVFGVAKTVDFIDGLDGLASGVCAICATTLALMSAQTGQYEVTIIAAAVVGVCVGFLRYNYNPATIIMGTVGAQFLGFVLAAIAIVGTLKIPATVSVLLPLLVLGVPIFDGIRVVTQRAIKRTPAYLPDKTSHIHHILLNKGLSVKRAVWVIYGLTAGLCLVALVIFHQVRH from the coding sequence ATGTGGCGGCTTGTACCGATCGCATTCGCGCTCTCGCTGGCGTTGACTTATCTGCTGACGCCTCTTGTTCGCAAGCTGGCCATCCGTTTCGGCGCGGTCGCGATTCCTCGCGACCGCGACGTCCACCCGGAGCCCGTCCCGCGCTGGGGCGGCGTTTCGATGGTCGCCGCCTTCCTGCTGACACTGGGCGCGCTTTATATCTACACCCTCGTCCGCAACGATCATATGCACTTTGCGGCGCCGTGGAGCGCCCATCAGATCCATCAGTTCTCCGGGATCTTTTTGGCGACGGCGCTGATCGCGATTGTCGGCGCTTTGGATGACAAGTTCGAGCTGTCGGCGATCTGGCAGTCCCTCGCGCTTGTCGCTTCCGGACTGATTTTGTATTTGTCCGGGGTGAGCATCGAAGGCATTACCAATCCTTTCTACAATGCTCCGCTGAATTCCCATGGCTACGATCCTCGCTCCTGGCTGGCGTTTCCCGCATGGTTCTCGGCGCTGGCGACCGTGATCTGGGTCTTTGGCGTCGCCAAGACCGTGGATTTCATCGACGGCCTCGACGGCTTGGCGTCGGGTGTCTGCGCGATCTGCGCGACCACTCTGGCGCTGATGTCCGCGCAGACGGGGCAGTACGAAGTCACGATCATCGCGGCCGCCGTGGTCGGCGTCTGTGTCGGCTTCCTGCGCTACAACTACAATCCGGCGACCATCATCATGGGCACTGTCGGCGCGCAGTTCCTAGGCTTTGTGCTCGCGGCGATCGCCATTGTCGGAACGTTAAAGATCCCGGCGACGGTCAGCGTGCTGCTGCCGCTGCTGGTGCTGGGCGTCCCAATCTTCGACGGCATCCGGGTGGTGACGCAGCGCGCAATCAAGCGCACGCCGGCGTACCTTCCCGACAAGACGAGCCATATTCACCATATCCTTTTGAACAAGGGACTTTCGGTCAAGCGCGCGGTTTGGGTGATCTACGGTCTCACTGCGGGCCTGTGCCTTGTCGCCCTCGTCATTTTCCACCAGGTCCGGCATTAG